In Notamacropus eugenii isolate mMacEug1 chromosome 1, mMacEug1.pri_v2, whole genome shotgun sequence, one genomic interval encodes:
- the SQSTM1 gene encoding sequestosome-1 isoform X13 — MERLTVKAYLMGKEEAAREIRRFTVEPLDGPGRCEKLLRRVAEVFPALRPGGFQVYYRDEDGDLVAFSSDDELSMAMRYIKEDLFRIYIKEKKECKREHREHRPPCAQEFPTNVVHPNVVCDGCNGPVNPFNTHLPEWVSRRRWLQKMRHGPFPPFGWIPGWGFPAPHSMNHNAPQAETSGTPPNPGAEQASTSSQQDPNVTFLQNVGESVAAALSPLGIDVDIDVEHGGKRSKVTPPFSQPNSDEKGSPQPSNCSSSQSQETLQSADMEALSEQMEKVIVESSMQVDENPVSQEQAETGSGGDDDWTHLSSKEVDPSTEADPCLIESLSQMLSMGFSDEGGWLTRLLQTKNYDIGAALDAIQYSKHPPHP, encoded by the exons ATGGAGCGGCTGACCGTGAAGGCCTACCTGATGGGCAAGGAGGAGGCGGCCCGGGAGATCCGCCGCTTCACCGTGGAGCCGCTCGACGGCCCGGGCCGCTGCGAGAAGCTGCTCCGCCGCGTGGCCGAGGTGTTCCCGGCGCTGCGGCCCGGCGGCTTCCAGGTGTACTACCGAG ATGAAGATGGGGACCTGGTTGCCTTCTCCAGTGATGATGAGCTGAGCATGGCAATGCGCTACATTAAAGAAGATCTGTTCCGGATTTACATTAAAG AGAAGAAGGAATGTAAGCGGGAGCATCGGGAGCATCGCCCCCCCTGTGCCCAGGAGTTTCCCACCAACGTGGTGCATCCCAACGTGGTCTGTGATGGCTGCAATGGGCCAGTG AATCCGTTCAACACCCATCTGCCTGAG TGGGTTTCCCGTCGACGTTGGCTTCAGAAGATGAGACATGGGCCTTTCCCTCCTTTTGGGTGGATTCCAGGCTGGGGATTCCCTGCTCCTCACTCCATGAATCATAATGCTCCACAGGCAGAAACTAGTGGGACTCCTCCCAATCCAGGAGCAGAACAAG CTAGTACCAGTTCACAGCAGGATCCCAATGTCACCTTCCTGCAGAATGTAGGTGAAAGTGTGGCGGCTGCCCTTAGCCCTCTGG GTATTGATGTTGACATTGATGTAGAACATGGTGGAAAAAGAAGCAAGGTAACTCCACCCTTCTCTCAGCCCAACAGTGACGAGAAGGGTAGCCCTCAGCCAAGCAACTGCTCATCCAGCCAGAGCCAAGAGACCCTCCAGAGTGCTGACATGGAGGCCCTCTCTGAGCAGATGGAGAAGGTGATTGTGGAGTCTTCCATGCAGGTGGATGAGAACCCAGTGTCCCAA gaACAGGCAGAGACTGGTTCAGGAGGAGATGATGACTGGACTCACTTGTCTTCGAAAGAAGTGGATCCTTCCACAG AAGCAGATCCGTGTTTGATTGAATCCCTCTCCCAGATGCTGTCCATGGGCTTCTCTGATGAGGGTGGCTGGCTCACCAGACTCCTGCAGACCAAGAACTATGACATCGGGGCTGCTCTTGATGCCATCCAGTATTCCAAGCACCCACCTCATCCATAA
- the SQSTM1 gene encoding sequestosome-1 isoform X10 encodes MERLTVKAYLMGKEEAAREIRRFTVEPLDGPGRCEKLLRRVAEVFPALRPGGFQVYYRDEDGDLVAFSSDDELSMAMRYIKEDLFRIYIKEKKECKREHREHRPPCAQEFPTNVVHPNVVCDGCNGPVNPFNTHLPEWVSRRRWLQKMRHGPFPPFGWIPGWGFPAPHSMNHNAPQAETSGTPPNPGAEQASTSSQQDPNVTFLQNVGESVAAALSPLGIDVDIDVEHGGKRSKVTPPFSQPNSDEKGSPQPSNCSSSQSQETLQSADMEALSEQMEKEQAETGSGGDDDWTHLSSKEVDPSTGELQSLQMPETDGSNSMDHSQEGPTGLREAALYPHLPPEADPCLIESLSQMLSMGFSDEGGWLTRLLQTKNYDIGAALDAIQYSKHPPHP; translated from the exons ATGGAGCGGCTGACCGTGAAGGCCTACCTGATGGGCAAGGAGGAGGCGGCCCGGGAGATCCGCCGCTTCACCGTGGAGCCGCTCGACGGCCCGGGCCGCTGCGAGAAGCTGCTCCGCCGCGTGGCCGAGGTGTTCCCGGCGCTGCGGCCCGGCGGCTTCCAGGTGTACTACCGAG ATGAAGATGGGGACCTGGTTGCCTTCTCCAGTGATGATGAGCTGAGCATGGCAATGCGCTACATTAAAGAAGATCTGTTCCGGATTTACATTAAAG AGAAGAAGGAATGTAAGCGGGAGCATCGGGAGCATCGCCCCCCCTGTGCCCAGGAGTTTCCCACCAACGTGGTGCATCCCAACGTGGTCTGTGATGGCTGCAATGGGCCAGTG AATCCGTTCAACACCCATCTGCCTGAG TGGGTTTCCCGTCGACGTTGGCTTCAGAAGATGAGACATGGGCCTTTCCCTCCTTTTGGGTGGATTCCAGGCTGGGGATTCCCTGCTCCTCACTCCATGAATCATAATGCTCCACAGGCAGAAACTAGTGGGACTCCTCCCAATCCAGGAGCAGAACAAG CTAGTACCAGTTCACAGCAGGATCCCAATGTCACCTTCCTGCAGAATGTAGGTGAAAGTGTGGCGGCTGCCCTTAGCCCTCTGG GTATTGATGTTGACATTGATGTAGAACATGGTGGAAAAAGAAGCAAGGTAACTCCACCCTTCTCTCAGCCCAACAGTGACGAGAAGGGTAGCCCTCAGCCAAGCAACTGCTCATCCAGCCAGAGCCAAGAGACCCTCCAGAGTGCTGACATGGAGGCCCTCTCTGAGCAGATGGAGAAG gaACAGGCAGAGACTGGTTCAGGAGGAGATGATGACTGGACTCACTTGTCTTCGAAAGAAGTGGATCCTTCCACAGGTGAACTTCAGTCCCTACAAATGCCAGAAACAGATGGTTCAAACTCCATGGACCATTCTCAAGAGGGGCCCACAGGGCTCAGGGAAGCTGCCTTATACCCACATCTTCCACCAG AAGCAGATCCGTGTTTGATTGAATCCCTCTCCCAGATGCTGTCCATGGGCTTCTCTGATGAGGGTGGCTGGCTCACCAGACTCCTGCAGACCAAGAACTATGACATCGGGGCTGCTCTTGATGCCATCCAGTATTCCAAGCACCCACCTCATCCATAA
- the SQSTM1 gene encoding sequestosome-1 isoform X7, producing the protein MERLTVKAYLMGKEEAAREIRRFTVEPLDGPGRCEKLLRRVAEVFPALRPGGFQVYYRDEDGDLVAFSSDDELSMAMRYIKEDLFRIYIKEKKECKREHREHRPPCAQEFPTNVVHPNVVCDGCNGPVNPFNTHLPEWVSRRRWLQKMRHGPFPPFGWIPGWGFPAPHSMNHNAPQAETSGTPPNPGAEQASTSSQQDPNVTFLQNVGESVAAALSPLGIDVDIDVEHGGKRSKVTPPFSQPNSDEKGSPQPSNCSSSQSQETLQSADMEALSEQMEKVIVESSMQVDENPVSQEQAETGSGGDDDWTHLSSKEVDPSTGELQSLQMPETDGSNSMDHSQEGPTGLREAALYPHLPPEADPCLIESLSQMLSMGFSDEGGWLTRLLQTKNYDIGAALDAIQYSKHPPHP; encoded by the exons ATGGAGCGGCTGACCGTGAAGGCCTACCTGATGGGCAAGGAGGAGGCGGCCCGGGAGATCCGCCGCTTCACCGTGGAGCCGCTCGACGGCCCGGGCCGCTGCGAGAAGCTGCTCCGCCGCGTGGCCGAGGTGTTCCCGGCGCTGCGGCCCGGCGGCTTCCAGGTGTACTACCGAG ATGAAGATGGGGACCTGGTTGCCTTCTCCAGTGATGATGAGCTGAGCATGGCAATGCGCTACATTAAAGAAGATCTGTTCCGGATTTACATTAAAG AGAAGAAGGAATGTAAGCGGGAGCATCGGGAGCATCGCCCCCCCTGTGCCCAGGAGTTTCCCACCAACGTGGTGCATCCCAACGTGGTCTGTGATGGCTGCAATGGGCCAGTG AATCCGTTCAACACCCATCTGCCTGAG TGGGTTTCCCGTCGACGTTGGCTTCAGAAGATGAGACATGGGCCTTTCCCTCCTTTTGGGTGGATTCCAGGCTGGGGATTCCCTGCTCCTCACTCCATGAATCATAATGCTCCACAGGCAGAAACTAGTGGGACTCCTCCCAATCCAGGAGCAGAACAAG CTAGTACCAGTTCACAGCAGGATCCCAATGTCACCTTCCTGCAGAATGTAGGTGAAAGTGTGGCGGCTGCCCTTAGCCCTCTGG GTATTGATGTTGACATTGATGTAGAACATGGTGGAAAAAGAAGCAAGGTAACTCCACCCTTCTCTCAGCCCAACAGTGACGAGAAGGGTAGCCCTCAGCCAAGCAACTGCTCATCCAGCCAGAGCCAAGAGACCCTCCAGAGTGCTGACATGGAGGCCCTCTCTGAGCAGATGGAGAAGGTGATTGTGGAGTCTTCCATGCAGGTGGATGAGAACCCAGTGTCCCAA gaACAGGCAGAGACTGGTTCAGGAGGAGATGATGACTGGACTCACTTGTCTTCGAAAGAAGTGGATCCTTCCACAGGTGAACTTCAGTCCCTACAAATGCCAGAAACAGATGGTTCAAACTCCATGGACCATTCTCAAGAGGGGCCCACAGGGCTCAGGGAAGCTGCCTTATACCCACATCTTCCACCAG AAGCAGATCCGTGTTTGATTGAATCCCTCTCCCAGATGCTGTCCATGGGCTTCTCTGATGAGGGTGGCTGGCTCACCAGACTCCTGCAGACCAAGAACTATGACATCGGGGCTGCTCTTGATGCCATCCAGTATTCCAAGCACCCACCTCATCCATAA
- the SQSTM1 gene encoding sequestosome-1 isoform X11, giving the protein MERLTVKAYLMGKEEAAREIRRFTVEPLDGPGRCEKLLRRVAEVFPALRPGGFQVYYRDEDGDLVAFSSDDELSMAMRYIKEDLFRIYIKEKKECKREHREHRPPCAQEFPTNVVHPNVVCDGCNGPVVGNRFKCTVCPDYDLCSTCEGKGLHKEHNMIVFQNPFNTHLPEWVSRRRWLQKMRHGPFPPFGWIPGWGFPAPHSMNHNAPQAETSGTPPNPGAEQASTSSQQDPNVTFLQNVGESVAAALSPLGIDVDIDVEHGGKRSKVTPPFSQPNSDEKGSPQPSNCSSSQSQETLQSADMEALSEQMEKEQAETGSGGDDDWTHLSSKEVDPSTEADPCLIESLSQMLSMGFSDEGGWLTRLLQTKNYDIGAALDAIQYSKHPPHP; this is encoded by the exons ATGGAGCGGCTGACCGTGAAGGCCTACCTGATGGGCAAGGAGGAGGCGGCCCGGGAGATCCGCCGCTTCACCGTGGAGCCGCTCGACGGCCCGGGCCGCTGCGAGAAGCTGCTCCGCCGCGTGGCCGAGGTGTTCCCGGCGCTGCGGCCCGGCGGCTTCCAGGTGTACTACCGAG ATGAAGATGGGGACCTGGTTGCCTTCTCCAGTGATGATGAGCTGAGCATGGCAATGCGCTACATTAAAGAAGATCTGTTCCGGATTTACATTAAAG AGAAGAAGGAATGTAAGCGGGAGCATCGGGAGCATCGCCCCCCCTGTGCCCAGGAGTTTCCCACCAACGTGGTGCATCCCAACGTGGTCTGTGATGGCTGCAATGGGCCAGTGGTGGGTAATCGCTTCAAGTGTACGGTCTGCCCTGACTACGACCTCTGCAGCACCTGTGAGGGCAAAGGTCTTCACAAAGAGCATAATATGATTGTCTTTCAGAATCCGTTCAACACCCATCTGCCTGAG TGGGTTTCCCGTCGACGTTGGCTTCAGAAGATGAGACATGGGCCTTTCCCTCCTTTTGGGTGGATTCCAGGCTGGGGATTCCCTGCTCCTCACTCCATGAATCATAATGCTCCACAGGCAGAAACTAGTGGGACTCCTCCCAATCCAGGAGCAGAACAAG CTAGTACCAGTTCACAGCAGGATCCCAATGTCACCTTCCTGCAGAATGTAGGTGAAAGTGTGGCGGCTGCCCTTAGCCCTCTGG GTATTGATGTTGACATTGATGTAGAACATGGTGGAAAAAGAAGCAAGGTAACTCCACCCTTCTCTCAGCCCAACAGTGACGAGAAGGGTAGCCCTCAGCCAAGCAACTGCTCATCCAGCCAGAGCCAAGAGACCCTCCAGAGTGCTGACATGGAGGCCCTCTCTGAGCAGATGGAGAAG gaACAGGCAGAGACTGGTTCAGGAGGAGATGATGACTGGACTCACTTGTCTTCGAAAGAAGTGGATCCTTCCACAG AAGCAGATCCGTGTTTGATTGAATCCCTCTCCCAGATGCTGTCCATGGGCTTCTCTGATGAGGGTGGCTGGCTCACCAGACTCCTGCAGACCAAGAACTATGACATCGGGGCTGCTCTTGATGCCATCCAGTATTCCAAGCACCCACCTCATCCATAA
- the SQSTM1 gene encoding sequestosome-1 isoform X14 produces MERLTVKAYLMGKEEAAREIRRFTVEPLDGPGRCEKLLRRVAEVFPALRPGGFQVYYRDEDGDLVAFSSDDELSMAMRYIKEDLFRIYIKEKKECKREHREHRPPCAQEFPTNVVHPNVVCDGCNGPVNPFNTHLPEVRGKQHGNKWVSRRRWLQKMRHGPFPPFGWIPGWGFPAPHSMNHNAPQAETSGTPPNPGAEQASTSSQQDPNVTFLQNVGESVAAALSPLGIDVDIDVEHGGKRSKVTPPFSQPNSDEKGSPQPSNCSSSQSQETLQSADMEALSEQMEKEQAETGSGGDDDWTHLSSKEVDPSTEADPCLIESLSQMLSMGFSDEGGWLTRLLQTKNYDIGAALDAIQYSKHPPHP; encoded by the exons ATGGAGCGGCTGACCGTGAAGGCCTACCTGATGGGCAAGGAGGAGGCGGCCCGGGAGATCCGCCGCTTCACCGTGGAGCCGCTCGACGGCCCGGGCCGCTGCGAGAAGCTGCTCCGCCGCGTGGCCGAGGTGTTCCCGGCGCTGCGGCCCGGCGGCTTCCAGGTGTACTACCGAG ATGAAGATGGGGACCTGGTTGCCTTCTCCAGTGATGATGAGCTGAGCATGGCAATGCGCTACATTAAAGAAGATCTGTTCCGGATTTACATTAAAG AGAAGAAGGAATGTAAGCGGGAGCATCGGGAGCATCGCCCCCCCTGTGCCCAGGAGTTTCCCACCAACGTGGTGCATCCCAACGTGGTCTGTGATGGCTGCAATGGGCCAGTG AATCCGTTCAACACCCATCTGCCTGAGGTGAGAGGCAAGCAGCATGGAAATAAA TGGGTTTCCCGTCGACGTTGGCTTCAGAAGATGAGACATGGGCCTTTCCCTCCTTTTGGGTGGATTCCAGGCTGGGGATTCCCTGCTCCTCACTCCATGAATCATAATGCTCCACAGGCAGAAACTAGTGGGACTCCTCCCAATCCAGGAGCAGAACAAG CTAGTACCAGTTCACAGCAGGATCCCAATGTCACCTTCCTGCAGAATGTAGGTGAAAGTGTGGCGGCTGCCCTTAGCCCTCTGG GTATTGATGTTGACATTGATGTAGAACATGGTGGAAAAAGAAGCAAGGTAACTCCACCCTTCTCTCAGCCCAACAGTGACGAGAAGGGTAGCCCTCAGCCAAGCAACTGCTCATCCAGCCAGAGCCAAGAGACCCTCCAGAGTGCTGACATGGAGGCCCTCTCTGAGCAGATGGAGAAG gaACAGGCAGAGACTGGTTCAGGAGGAGATGATGACTGGACTCACTTGTCTTCGAAAGAAGTGGATCCTTCCACAG AAGCAGATCCGTGTTTGATTGAATCCCTCTCCCAGATGCTGTCCATGGGCTTCTCTGATGAGGGTGGCTGGCTCACCAGACTCCTGCAGACCAAGAACTATGACATCGGGGCTGCTCTTGATGCCATCCAGTATTCCAAGCACCCACCTCATCCATAA
- the SQSTM1 gene encoding sequestosome-1 isoform X12, with translation MERLTVKAYLMGKEEAAREIRRFTVEPLDGPGRCEKLLRRVAEVFPALRPGGFQVYYRDEDGDLVAFSSDDELSMAMRYIKEDLFRIYIKEKKECKREHREHRPPCAQEFPTNVVHPNVVCDGCNGPVNPFNTHLPEVRGKQHGNKWVSRRRWLQKMRHGPFPPFGWIPGWGFPAPHSMNHNAPQAETSGTPPNPGAEQASTSSQQDPNVTFLQNVGESVAAALSPLGIDVDIDVEHGGKRSKVTPPFSQPNSDEKGSPQPSNCSSSQSQETLQSADMEALSEQMEKVIVESSMQVDENPVSQEQAETGSGGDDDWTHLSSKEVDPSTEADPCLIESLSQMLSMGFSDEGGWLTRLLQTKNYDIGAALDAIQYSKHPPHP, from the exons ATGGAGCGGCTGACCGTGAAGGCCTACCTGATGGGCAAGGAGGAGGCGGCCCGGGAGATCCGCCGCTTCACCGTGGAGCCGCTCGACGGCCCGGGCCGCTGCGAGAAGCTGCTCCGCCGCGTGGCCGAGGTGTTCCCGGCGCTGCGGCCCGGCGGCTTCCAGGTGTACTACCGAG ATGAAGATGGGGACCTGGTTGCCTTCTCCAGTGATGATGAGCTGAGCATGGCAATGCGCTACATTAAAGAAGATCTGTTCCGGATTTACATTAAAG AGAAGAAGGAATGTAAGCGGGAGCATCGGGAGCATCGCCCCCCCTGTGCCCAGGAGTTTCCCACCAACGTGGTGCATCCCAACGTGGTCTGTGATGGCTGCAATGGGCCAGTG AATCCGTTCAACACCCATCTGCCTGAGGTGAGAGGCAAGCAGCATGGAAATAAA TGGGTTTCCCGTCGACGTTGGCTTCAGAAGATGAGACATGGGCCTTTCCCTCCTTTTGGGTGGATTCCAGGCTGGGGATTCCCTGCTCCTCACTCCATGAATCATAATGCTCCACAGGCAGAAACTAGTGGGACTCCTCCCAATCCAGGAGCAGAACAAG CTAGTACCAGTTCACAGCAGGATCCCAATGTCACCTTCCTGCAGAATGTAGGTGAAAGTGTGGCGGCTGCCCTTAGCCCTCTGG GTATTGATGTTGACATTGATGTAGAACATGGTGGAAAAAGAAGCAAGGTAACTCCACCCTTCTCTCAGCCCAACAGTGACGAGAAGGGTAGCCCTCAGCCAAGCAACTGCTCATCCAGCCAGAGCCAAGAGACCCTCCAGAGTGCTGACATGGAGGCCCTCTCTGAGCAGATGGAGAAGGTGATTGTGGAGTCTTCCATGCAGGTGGATGAGAACCCAGTGTCCCAA gaACAGGCAGAGACTGGTTCAGGAGGAGATGATGACTGGACTCACTTGTCTTCGAAAGAAGTGGATCCTTCCACAG AAGCAGATCCGTGTTTGATTGAATCCCTCTCCCAGATGCTGTCCATGGGCTTCTCTGATGAGGGTGGCTGGCTCACCAGACTCCTGCAGACCAAGAACTATGACATCGGGGCTGCTCTTGATGCCATCCAGTATTCCAAGCACCCACCTCATCCATAA
- the SQSTM1 gene encoding sequestosome-1 isoform X5 — MERLTVKAYLMGKEEAAREIRRFTVEPLDGPGRCEKLLRRVAEVFPALRPGGFQVYYRDEDGDLVAFSSDDELSMAMRYIKEDLFRIYIKEKKECKREHREHRPPCAQEFPTNVVHPNVVCDGCNGPVNPFNTHLPEVRGKQHGNKWVSRRRWLQKMRHGPFPPFGWIPGWGFPAPHSMNHNAPQAETSGTPPNPGAEQASTSSQQDPNVTFLQNVGESVAAALSPLGIDVDIDVEHGGKRSKVTPPFSQPNSDEKGSPQPSNCSSSQSQETLQSADMEALSEQMEKVIVESSMQVDENPVSQEQAETGSGGDDDWTHLSSKEVDPSTGELQSLQMPETDGSNSMDHSQEGPTGLREAALYPHLPPEADPCLIESLSQMLSMGFSDEGGWLTRLLQTKNYDIGAALDAIQYSKHPPHP, encoded by the exons ATGGAGCGGCTGACCGTGAAGGCCTACCTGATGGGCAAGGAGGAGGCGGCCCGGGAGATCCGCCGCTTCACCGTGGAGCCGCTCGACGGCCCGGGCCGCTGCGAGAAGCTGCTCCGCCGCGTGGCCGAGGTGTTCCCGGCGCTGCGGCCCGGCGGCTTCCAGGTGTACTACCGAG ATGAAGATGGGGACCTGGTTGCCTTCTCCAGTGATGATGAGCTGAGCATGGCAATGCGCTACATTAAAGAAGATCTGTTCCGGATTTACATTAAAG AGAAGAAGGAATGTAAGCGGGAGCATCGGGAGCATCGCCCCCCCTGTGCCCAGGAGTTTCCCACCAACGTGGTGCATCCCAACGTGGTCTGTGATGGCTGCAATGGGCCAGTG AATCCGTTCAACACCCATCTGCCTGAGGTGAGAGGCAAGCAGCATGGAAATAAA TGGGTTTCCCGTCGACGTTGGCTTCAGAAGATGAGACATGGGCCTTTCCCTCCTTTTGGGTGGATTCCAGGCTGGGGATTCCCTGCTCCTCACTCCATGAATCATAATGCTCCACAGGCAGAAACTAGTGGGACTCCTCCCAATCCAGGAGCAGAACAAG CTAGTACCAGTTCACAGCAGGATCCCAATGTCACCTTCCTGCAGAATGTAGGTGAAAGTGTGGCGGCTGCCCTTAGCCCTCTGG GTATTGATGTTGACATTGATGTAGAACATGGTGGAAAAAGAAGCAAGGTAACTCCACCCTTCTCTCAGCCCAACAGTGACGAGAAGGGTAGCCCTCAGCCAAGCAACTGCTCATCCAGCCAGAGCCAAGAGACCCTCCAGAGTGCTGACATGGAGGCCCTCTCTGAGCAGATGGAGAAGGTGATTGTGGAGTCTTCCATGCAGGTGGATGAGAACCCAGTGTCCCAA gaACAGGCAGAGACTGGTTCAGGAGGAGATGATGACTGGACTCACTTGTCTTCGAAAGAAGTGGATCCTTCCACAGGTGAACTTCAGTCCCTACAAATGCCAGAAACAGATGGTTCAAACTCCATGGACCATTCTCAAGAGGGGCCCACAGGGCTCAGGGAAGCTGCCTTATACCCACATCTTCCACCAG AAGCAGATCCGTGTTTGATTGAATCCCTCTCCCAGATGCTGTCCATGGGCTTCTCTGATGAGGGTGGCTGGCTCACCAGACTCCTGCAGACCAAGAACTATGACATCGGGGCTGCTCTTGATGCCATCCAGTATTCCAAGCACCCACCTCATCCATAA
- the SQSTM1 gene encoding sequestosome-1 isoform X4 produces the protein MERLTVKAYLMGKEEAAREIRRFTVEPLDGPGRCEKLLRRVAEVFPALRPGGFQVYYRDEDGDLVAFSSDDELSMAMRYIKEDLFRIYIKEKKECKREHREHRPPCAQEFPTNVVHPNVVCDGCNGPVVGNRFKCTVCPDYDLCSTCEGKGLHKEHNMIVFQNPFNTHLPEWVSRRRWLQKMRHGPFPPFGWIPGWGFPAPHSMNHNAPQAETSGTPPNPGAEQASTSSQQDPNVTFLQNVGESVAAALSPLGIDVDIDVEHGGKRSKVTPPFSQPNSDEKGSPQPSNCSSSQSQETLQSADMEALSEQMEKEQAETGSGGDDDWTHLSSKEVDPSTGELQSLQMPETDGSNSMDHSQEGPTGLREAALYPHLPPEADPCLIESLSQMLSMGFSDEGGWLTRLLQTKNYDIGAALDAIQYSKHPPHP, from the exons ATGGAGCGGCTGACCGTGAAGGCCTACCTGATGGGCAAGGAGGAGGCGGCCCGGGAGATCCGCCGCTTCACCGTGGAGCCGCTCGACGGCCCGGGCCGCTGCGAGAAGCTGCTCCGCCGCGTGGCCGAGGTGTTCCCGGCGCTGCGGCCCGGCGGCTTCCAGGTGTACTACCGAG ATGAAGATGGGGACCTGGTTGCCTTCTCCAGTGATGATGAGCTGAGCATGGCAATGCGCTACATTAAAGAAGATCTGTTCCGGATTTACATTAAAG AGAAGAAGGAATGTAAGCGGGAGCATCGGGAGCATCGCCCCCCCTGTGCCCAGGAGTTTCCCACCAACGTGGTGCATCCCAACGTGGTCTGTGATGGCTGCAATGGGCCAGTGGTGGGTAATCGCTTCAAGTGTACGGTCTGCCCTGACTACGACCTCTGCAGCACCTGTGAGGGCAAAGGTCTTCACAAAGAGCATAATATGATTGTCTTTCAGAATCCGTTCAACACCCATCTGCCTGAG TGGGTTTCCCGTCGACGTTGGCTTCAGAAGATGAGACATGGGCCTTTCCCTCCTTTTGGGTGGATTCCAGGCTGGGGATTCCCTGCTCCTCACTCCATGAATCATAATGCTCCACAGGCAGAAACTAGTGGGACTCCTCCCAATCCAGGAGCAGAACAAG CTAGTACCAGTTCACAGCAGGATCCCAATGTCACCTTCCTGCAGAATGTAGGTGAAAGTGTGGCGGCTGCCCTTAGCCCTCTGG GTATTGATGTTGACATTGATGTAGAACATGGTGGAAAAAGAAGCAAGGTAACTCCACCCTTCTCTCAGCCCAACAGTGACGAGAAGGGTAGCCCTCAGCCAAGCAACTGCTCATCCAGCCAGAGCCAAGAGACCCTCCAGAGTGCTGACATGGAGGCCCTCTCTGAGCAGATGGAGAAG gaACAGGCAGAGACTGGTTCAGGAGGAGATGATGACTGGACTCACTTGTCTTCGAAAGAAGTGGATCCTTCCACAGGTGAACTTCAGTCCCTACAAATGCCAGAAACAGATGGTTCAAACTCCATGGACCATTCTCAAGAGGGGCCCACAGGGCTCAGGGAAGCTGCCTTATACCCACATCTTCCACCAG AAGCAGATCCGTGTTTGATTGAATCCCTCTCCCAGATGCTGTCCATGGGCTTCTCTGATGAGGGTGGCTGGCTCACCAGACTCCTGCAGACCAAGAACTATGACATCGGGGCTGCTCTTGATGCCATCCAGTATTCCAAGCACCCACCTCATCCATAA
- the SQSTM1 gene encoding sequestosome-1 isoform X8 — translation MERLTVKAYLMGKEEAAREIRRFTVEPLDGPGRCEKLLRRVAEVFPALRPGGFQVYYRDEDGDLVAFSSDDELSMAMRYIKEDLFRIYIKEKKECKREHREHRPPCAQEFPTNVVHPNVVCDGCNGPVVGNRFKCTVCPDYDLCSTCEGKGLHKEHNMIVFQNPFNTHLPEWVSRRRWLQKMRHGPFPPFGWIPGWGFPAPHSMNHNAPQAETSGTPPNPGAEQASTSSQQDPNVTFLQNVGESVAAALSPLGIDVDIDVEHGGKRSKVTPPFSQPNSDEKGSPQPSNCSSSQSQETLQSADMEALSEQMEKVIVESSMQVDENPVSQEQAETGSGGDDDWTHLSSKEVDPSTEADPCLIESLSQMLSMGFSDEGGWLTRLLQTKNYDIGAALDAIQYSKHPPHP, via the exons ATGGAGCGGCTGACCGTGAAGGCCTACCTGATGGGCAAGGAGGAGGCGGCCCGGGAGATCCGCCGCTTCACCGTGGAGCCGCTCGACGGCCCGGGCCGCTGCGAGAAGCTGCTCCGCCGCGTGGCCGAGGTGTTCCCGGCGCTGCGGCCCGGCGGCTTCCAGGTGTACTACCGAG ATGAAGATGGGGACCTGGTTGCCTTCTCCAGTGATGATGAGCTGAGCATGGCAATGCGCTACATTAAAGAAGATCTGTTCCGGATTTACATTAAAG AGAAGAAGGAATGTAAGCGGGAGCATCGGGAGCATCGCCCCCCCTGTGCCCAGGAGTTTCCCACCAACGTGGTGCATCCCAACGTGGTCTGTGATGGCTGCAATGGGCCAGTGGTGGGTAATCGCTTCAAGTGTACGGTCTGCCCTGACTACGACCTCTGCAGCACCTGTGAGGGCAAAGGTCTTCACAAAGAGCATAATATGATTGTCTTTCAGAATCCGTTCAACACCCATCTGCCTGAG TGGGTTTCCCGTCGACGTTGGCTTCAGAAGATGAGACATGGGCCTTTCCCTCCTTTTGGGTGGATTCCAGGCTGGGGATTCCCTGCTCCTCACTCCATGAATCATAATGCTCCACAGGCAGAAACTAGTGGGACTCCTCCCAATCCAGGAGCAGAACAAG CTAGTACCAGTTCACAGCAGGATCCCAATGTCACCTTCCTGCAGAATGTAGGTGAAAGTGTGGCGGCTGCCCTTAGCCCTCTGG GTATTGATGTTGACATTGATGTAGAACATGGTGGAAAAAGAAGCAAGGTAACTCCACCCTTCTCTCAGCCCAACAGTGACGAGAAGGGTAGCCCTCAGCCAAGCAACTGCTCATCCAGCCAGAGCCAAGAGACCCTCCAGAGTGCTGACATGGAGGCCCTCTCTGAGCAGATGGAGAAGGTGATTGTGGAGTCTTCCATGCAGGTGGATGAGAACCCAGTGTCCCAA gaACAGGCAGAGACTGGTTCAGGAGGAGATGATGACTGGACTCACTTGTCTTCGAAAGAAGTGGATCCTTCCACAG AAGCAGATCCGTGTTTGATTGAATCCCTCTCCCAGATGCTGTCCATGGGCTTCTCTGATGAGGGTGGCTGGCTCACCAGACTCCTGCAGACCAAGAACTATGACATCGGGGCTGCTCTTGATGCCATCCAGTATTCCAAGCACCCACCTCATCCATAA